Genomic segment of Microbacterium hydrocarbonoxydans:
GCCTGGCAGACGAGGCGCCCGGCGACCTCAACCGCGTGTTCTTCTCGACCGGCGGCGGCGAAGCTGTCGAGACCGCGTTCAAGCTCGCCAAGCACTACTGGAAGCTGATGGGCAAGCCCACCAAGCACAAGGTGATCTCGCGCTCGGTCGCCTACCACGGCACCCCTCAGGGCGCTCTGGCGATCACCGGGATCCCGGCGATGAAGTCGATGTTCGAACCGGTCACGCCCGGCGGCTTCCGCGTGCCGAACACGAACTTCTACCGCGCGGCCGAGATGGGCGCACCCAGCGACGACCTCGAGGCCTTCGGACGCTGGGCCGCCGACCGCATCGAGGAGATGATCCTGTTCGAGGGCGCCGACACGGTGGCGGCCGTCTTCCTCGAGCCGGTGCAGAACTCGGGCGGATGCTTCCCGCCCCCTCCCGGATACTTCGCCAGGGTGCGTGAGGTCTGTGATCGCCACGACGTGCTGCTCGTCTCCGACGAGGTCATCTGCGCGTTCGGCCGCCTCGGCCACACCTTCGCGTGCACGGGGCTCGGCTACGTGCCCGACATGATCACGTGCGCCAAGGGCATGACGAGCGGCTACTCGCCCATCGGCGCCACCGTGATCAGCGATCGGATCTACGAGCCGTTCTCGAAGGGCGACGTGTCGTTCCCGCACGGCTACACGTTCGGCGGGCATCCGGTCTCGGCGGCTGTCGCGCTCGAGAACCTCGCGATCTTCGACGAGGAAGGCCTCAACGCGCGGGTCCGCGAGAACTCTCCCCTGTTCCGCACCGAGCTCGAGAAGCTCCTCGACCTCCCGATCGTGGGCGATGTGCGCGGAGACGGCTACTTCTTCGGCATCGAGCTCGTGAAGGACAAGTCGACGCGCGAGACCTTCGACGACGACGAGTCCGAGCGGCTGCTGCGCGGCTTCCTCTCCCCCGCCCTGTTCGAGGCCGGGCTGTACTGTCGCGCGGACGATCGCGGCGACCCCGTGATCCAGCTCGCTCCACCGCTCACGGTCGGGACGGCCGAGTTCCGTCAGATCGAGCAGATCCTTCGGAGCGTGCTGACCGACGCCCAGTCGGTGCTCTGACCGCGAGCCCGGCTCAGCCGGATGCCGTGGTGCGGCGCCTCGCGAGGAGGGCGAGGTGCAGCGCGGCGATCGTCTCGCCGTCGTCGAGATCGGCGCCGAGCAGGTCGCCGATCAGGGTGAGGCGCTGATAGAACACCGACCGTGAGAGGTGGCTGGCCGCCGCCGCGGCCGACCGATTGCCCGGGTGCGCGACCAGCGCTGCGAGCACGGTGAGCAGGTCGCCGCGACGCTCCCGATCGTGACGGATCAGCGGCGCCAGCATCCGCTCGCTGTGCTCGTGCAGCCGGTGATCGTCGCGCAGCGTGGCGACGAGGCGTTCGAGCGGACGGTCATCGACACGGCGCACCCGCGCGCCGGCTTCGGGGCCGTCGCTGTCGGCCAGGTCGCGTGCGGCGCGCAGGGAGCCGAGAAGCCCGACGACGTCATCGGCGGCGGGTCCGACGAACACGTCGCGATCGGGGCCGGCGATGCGCAACAGCACCTCGTCGGACAGCACGGCGGATGCCGGCAGCGAGAGCAGGGCGACGTCGTCGCCTTCGACTCTCGCGGCCACGACCTGGAACCCCGCCTGCCGTGCGCGATACGCGAGCTCACTGATCGACGCAGATCCGCGGGCGACCATCCCGTGACACTGCCGGTCGGTCAATGCGAAACCGCCGGCACGCAGCCGCGCGTCGATGTCGTCGGCCTTCGCGAAACGGGCACCCAGCAGATCGTCGATCACCGTGCGCTGTGCGAGCAGCGACCATTCCGTGTCGCCGCCGTCGGCGATGCAGCCGAACGCGAGGGCAGTCGCGCCCTGTTCGAGCACCGTGAGCCGTCCGGCGGGGTGAACCGGTCCGGGGAGAGCGAGCAGCGTGCCCCAGCGCACACCCCGCGCCTGCACCGGCACCTGCTCTGCGTCGCCGCGCGATCTCAGGACGTCGGCGACAGGCATGTCGAGCCCCTCGGCCGCGATCGCCTCCCCTGCGAGATTCTCGAGGATCACGGGGGCGCGCAGCGCTCGCGCGGTCTCCGACACCACGACATCGGCCGGCGCACCCTGCAGGCTCAGCGACGTGAAGAGCTCGTGCAGATGCTGGCGCTCGTGCAGCGCCTGCGTCTGCGCGGCGATGAGGGCGTGATGCACCGCCTCGGTCACGGCGACGAACTTGACCTCTCGGGTCAAGGCGATGAGCGCCAACCCGGCCGTCGCACATGTGTCGACCACCGATCGGGGCACCGCCTCGCGCGCTGTGCCGAGCTCGAACACGATGCCGGCGATGCCCGCGCGGTGCAGGCCGGTCGCGAGGTCGCGCAGCTGTTCGACGTCGCGGGGCCAGCCCGCACCGGTCGTCAGCAGCAGCTCACCGCCATCGAGCAGACGCGCGACATCAGGGCTGTCGGAGACGTGCACCCACCGCACGGCGACCTCGAGAGCAGCACCGCCCACGAGCACCGACGGTTCGCCCTGCTGCACGGCGGGCGCCGAGAGCACGTCAGCGACGGTCAGGAACGCACCATCGTCCGGACGCTCTGTCCGGACCCGGCCGAAGTCGCTACGTTCTGACACCTGTTCGCCCTCTCGTGCTCTGTGATCATGGGAGAGAACCCAGCGTATCGCTGCTCGGTCAGAGTGTTCGATACGCATCATGCAGCACGAAGGAGCACCGTGGACATCGTCCGTCACCTCATCAACGGAGCAGAGACCGCCGACGCGGCGCGCACGGGACAGGTCTTCGACCCGGCCACGGGTCAGGTGTCGAAGCAGGTCGCCTTCGCGTCATCCGACGAGGTCGACCAGGCGGTCGCCGCCGCGGCATCCGCTCTTCCGGCCTGGCGCGAGACGAGCCTCATCAAGCGCGCGGACGTGTTCTTCCGTCTGCGCCAGCTGCTCAAGGAGCGCACTCCCGAGCTCGCGGCGATCGTCACCTCGGAGCACGGCAAGGTGCTCTCGGATGCCGCCGGCGAGGTCTCTCGCGGCATCGAGAACGTCGAGTTCGCCGCCGGTCTCGTGCACCTGCTCAAGGGTGAGCGCAGCGAGCAGGTCTCGCGCGGCGTCGACGTGCACTCGGTCAAGCAGCCCGTCGGCGTCGTGGCCGCGATCACGCCGTTCAACTTTCCCGTGATGGTGCCGCTGTGGATGGTGGCCTCGGCGATCGCCTGCGGCAACACCGTGGTCCTCAAGCCCAGTGAGAAGGACCCGTCGGCCGCCGTCTGGATCGCGAAGCTCTTCCGGGAGGCGGGTCTCCCCGACGGCGTGCTCAACGTCGTGCACGGCGACAGGGAGGCCGTCGACGCGCTGCTCGAGTCGCCGCGAGTGAACGCGATCAGCTTCGTCGGTTCGACCCCGATCGCCCGCTCGATCTACCAGCGTGCGGCGGATGCGGGCAAGCGGGTGCAGGCTCTCGGCGGCGCGAAGAACCATATGGTCGTCATGCCGGATGCCGACATCGACGCCGCGGCCGACGCCGCCGTGTCGGCCGCCTACGGTTCAGCCGGCGAGCGCTGCATGGCCGTCTCGGTGCTGGTCGCCGTCGGATACATCGCCGACGACCTGGTGGCGGCGATCGCGTCGCGCATCGACGGACTCACGATCGGCGCCGGCACGGATGCCGCGAGCGAGATGGGTCCGCTCATCACCCGCGAGCATCGCGACCGCGTCGCCTCGTACGTCACCGGCGCCGCCTCTGAGGGTGCGACCGTCGTGCTCGACGGCACGACCAAGGAGTTCGACTCCGAGGGCTTCTTCATCGGAGTCAGTCTGATCGACCGGGTCGCCCCCGGAATGAAGGTGTACGACGACGAGATCTTCGGGCCGGTCCTCTCGGTCGTGCGCGTCGAGACCTATGCCGAGGCCGTCGAGCTCGTCAATGCGAACGCCTATGGCAACGGCACCGCGATCTTCAC
This window contains:
- a CDS encoding aspartate aminotransferase family protein; this encodes MSTPRTTPTEAELQAMAKDHLWMHFTRQSTMEKSGVPIIVKGDGHRIWDSKGKEYFDGLSGLFVVNAGHGRRRLAEAAAAQASELSFFPLWSYAHPAAIELADRLADEAPGDLNRVFFSTGGGEAVETAFKLAKHYWKLMGKPTKHKVISRSVAYHGTPQGALAITGIPAMKSMFEPVTPGGFRVPNTNFYRAAEMGAPSDDLEAFGRWAADRIEEMILFEGADTVAAVFLEPVQNSGGCFPPPPGYFARVREVCDRHDVLLVSDEVICAFGRLGHTFACTGLGYVPDMITCAKGMTSGYSPIGATVISDRIYEPFSKGDVSFPHGYTFGGHPVSAAVALENLAIFDEEGLNARVRENSPLFRTELEKLLDLPIVGDVRGDGYFFGIELVKDKSTRETFDDDESERLLRGFLSPALFEAGLYCRADDRGDPVIQLAPPLTVGTAEFRQIEQILRSVLTDAQSVL
- a CDS encoding PucR family transcriptional regulator, which gives rise to MSERSDFGRVRTERPDDGAFLTVADVLSAPAVQQGEPSVLVGGAALEVAVRWVHVSDSPDVARLLDGGELLLTTGAGWPRDVEQLRDLATGLHRAGIAGIVFELGTAREAVPRSVVDTCATAGLALIALTREVKFVAVTEAVHHALIAAQTQALHERQHLHELFTSLSLQGAPADVVVSETARALRAPVILENLAGEAIAAEGLDMPVADVLRSRGDAEQVPVQARGVRWGTLLALPGPVHPAGRLTVLEQGATALAFGCIADGGDTEWSLLAQRTVIDDLLGARFAKADDIDARLRAGGFALTDRQCHGMVARGSASISELAYRARQAGFQVVAARVEGDDVALLSLPASAVLSDEVLLRIAGPDRDVFVGPAADDVVGLLGSLRAARDLADSDGPEAGARVRRVDDRPLERLVATLRDDHRLHEHSERMLAPLIRHDRERRGDLLTVLAALVAHPGNRSAAAAASHLSRSVFYQRLTLIGDLLGADLDDGETIAALHLALLARRRTTASG
- a CDS encoding CoA-acylating methylmalonate-semialdehyde dehydrogenase produces the protein MDIVRHLINGAETADAARTGQVFDPATGQVSKQVAFASSDEVDQAVAAAASALPAWRETSLIKRADVFFRLRQLLKERTPELAAIVTSEHGKVLSDAAGEVSRGIENVEFAAGLVHLLKGERSEQVSRGVDVHSVKQPVGVVAAITPFNFPVMVPLWMVASAIACGNTVVLKPSEKDPSAAVWIAKLFREAGLPDGVLNVVHGDREAVDALLESPRVNAISFVGSTPIARSIYQRAADAGKRVQALGGAKNHMVVMPDADIDAAADAAVSAAYGSAGERCMAVSVLVAVGYIADDLVAAIASRIDGLTIGAGTDAASEMGPLITREHRDRVASYVTGAASEGATVVLDGTTKEFDSEGFFIGVSLIDRVAPGMKVYDDEIFGPVLSVVRVETYAEAVELVNANAYGNGTAIFTRDGGTARQYEFDIEVGMVGVNVPIPVPIGAYSFGGWKDSLFGDSHIYGPESVHFYTRSKVVTTRWPDHTPSQIDLGFPSNH